CACTTGCAGTACTTCGCCAACCATCTCCGGGTCCAGTGCAGATGTAGGTTCATCGAACAGCATCACACTTGGGTTCATGGCGAGTGCACGTGCGATGGCCACACGCTGTTGTTGTCCACCAGACAACTGCTCGGGGTAAGCATCCCTCTTCTGAGATAGTCCGACCTTGCTGAGCAGTTCCATTGATTTTTTCTCATTCTCTGCCTTATTCAGTTTCTTGATATGCTTCGGCGCGAGCATGATATTCTCCAGCACGCTCAGATGTGGGAAGAGGTTGAACTGTTGAAACACCATGCCCACATTGGTTCGCAACTGATCGATATCCGTCTTGGGTGAAGTGACCTCAATGCCACCAATTGTTACCTTGCCAGACGTCACACCCTCCAGCAGATTGAGACAGCGTAAGAACGTACTTTTACCAGACCCGGAAGGCCCGATGACGCATACGACTTCTTTCTCGTGAATTGTTGTGGAGATATCCTTCAATACCTCATTGGCACCAAACTGCTTTTTCAGGTTCTGTACTGTGATCATCGGATCGCATACCTCCTCTCAATGAACCGGGAAGCCCGGGACAATAACACAATAATGATCAGATAGAATATGCCCACCACACCCCAGATTTCGAATGCCCGGAAGTTGGAGGAAATAATAATCTCCCCGCTCTGCGTTAATTCTGCGATACCGATCGCCGACAACAGCGATGTATCCTTAATCGTAATAATGAACTGGTTCACAAAGGTAGGGATCATGCGCCGGGTAGCTTGAGGCAACACGACCAGTCGCATTGTCTGGAAACGAGTTAAGCCCAGGGATCGCGCCGCCTCATGCTGCCCGTTACTAATCGAATTGATACCTGCCCGGAAAATCTCCGAGATGTAGGCTCCGGCATTCAGACTGATCGCAATAATACCCGCGGTCATCGCCGGAATGCGCATATCCAGGAACACCGGCAGCCCGAAGTAGATGAAATATACTTGCACCAGAAGGGGTGTACCACGGATGATATCCACGTAAAGTGTAGCTGCCAACCGCAACAATCGATTCAAAGAAGTACTCATCAGACCTGAGATCAATCCAATTACCATCGCAATGATGAGCGAGATCACGACCAGTTTTAACGTAACAACTGTACCCTCTAACAGAAGAGGCAGTGCGTCTATGATGACTTGCAAGGAGGAGTCCATCCGTACCACATTCCCTTCTATTTAGCCGCTGTTCCCAGGTACTTGCCAACAATCTCGTCGTACTTTCCGTTTTCCTGCAATTTCTTCAATCCTTCATTAATCTTCTTCTGCAATTCCGTGTCACCTTTGGCCACAGCAATACCGTAGAAGTCACCGTTCAATCGATCTCCAACGATTTTGAGCTTGGCGTTCGGGTCGATGGCAATCTTATAGGAGATGACCGGAAAATCCTCCAGCGTAGCATCTGCATTTTTGTTCGCAACTTCCTGATACATTGATGGGCTGTCATCAAAATATTTCACGGTTGCCCCATAGGTCTTTGCATATTCATCTGCAAGATTGGCACCTGAAGTTCCTTTTTTAATCGCAATAATCTTTCCTTTTAAACCTTCAGGACTTTGGATGTCCGTGTTATCTTCATGTACGATTAAGGACAGACCGGCCTGATAATACGGGTCCGAGAAGTCCACCACTTTTTTACGTTCGTCCGTAATGCTAATGCCTGCAATGGCTCCGTCCAGCTGGTTCGCCGTAATGGCCGGAATAATGCCTTTGAAATCCATCGGTTTGATCTCTACTTCAAAGCCCTCTTCTTCCGCAATCGCGTTCATGAGGTCAATATCGATCCCTACATATTTGCCGTCCTTCTGGAACTCAAAAGGGGGATACGTTGCATCGGTACCAAATGTGTATTTCTCAACAGCTGAACCACTTGCCGACTGGGCACTATTCTCTTCACCCGATTTCGCTGCACCGCAGGCACTAAGTGTTAGAGCAAGAACGGACGCCATTACAATAGATGCTACCTTTTTCATAGAAAAACCCCTTTTCCGAATTAGATTGGGATCGACCGAATCGACCATTTGTATTTATACACGTATTGTAGTTCGCTCCCTACGCCAACTTACATGATCCTACACAAAATAATTACAACTCATGAAAATTAAATTAACATGTAATGTTTTTTAATAGATAAACGCGCACAAATCACTAATAAAAGATCCTATTTTAATTATTTGTGTAAGGTTATATGACAATTAAGAAGGTGATAAACAAAAAAAGCCGAGAATCCGTGAAGGTGTTACCTTCGGGAATCCGGCTTTTGGATAAGAGAAAGAATATCTCAGTTACTATTTAGTTATTTAGTTGTTCAATTATTCATCTTTTCAATCGTCTCCATATAGAACACATGCAGGAATTTTTTGATATTAACCTTGCCTTTGTCGCCTGCCTGATCTTCTTCCATGGCTCTCATCTTCATTCGAACATCCTGGAAGTCGAAGTAGAGGGGAGCATAGTGCTCAAACTTGTGGTTGCTATAATCGGTAAGTCCAATCGAGGCCATGTTCGTCAGTGCGGCAATCACCGTTCTGCGAATACGTTGTTCCATCGCCTTACTCTCTTTCTCCACGTCCTTGGGCGTAGACTTGTATGTCTGGGCCACTGCTTCGTATGACTCCTTCAGCGGAGGCCACTCCCCGGCACGCTTCTGATCAATTGCATACTCCATAAGGGCCACAATATCCTTGCTACCACTTTCTCCGATGATCCCCAGATCCATTAGAATACTTCTCGCCGCGTCTCGCACCGTACGACCTTGGGCAGGGGCCGGCACTTCCACCAGATTCAATCGGGCCATCGACTGCTTAATCTCCAGCACGTAACGTTCGTACTTCCACTGTTCATTCACTTTGCTGAGCACATGCTCCACTTCGACCCGGTTAATCGGTTTATGAATGAAGAATTCAATTCCGTTCTGGTAGGCCGCCCCTACCATCTCCTTGTTTTCCACCTGAGAGATCATGATAAATTTCCCGGTATACCCGCTGTGCTTCAGTTTCGCAACCGTCTCAATTCCGTCCTGATCGGGCATCAGCAGATCAATCAGCACCACATCTGGACGCAGATCCATGATCATCCGCGCTCCTTCTATGCCCCCCTCTGCCATGCCCGCAAGCTCGCCGATTCCACAGGATTCAATGATATCATGCAGCATGCTCCGGCTGACCACATCATCATCCACGATCATGATAGAAAGTGTCATCGACATCGCCCCCCTTGATTAGATTCATTTTGGGAATAGCTATAGCAAATGTAGTCCCTTTCCCTTCCGGAAGTCCCGAGTCTACTTTAATGTGTCCCTCCAATGACTGAACGATATCACGTACATGAGACAGGCCAATGCCTGTTGCAGCAATGCCGACTTCATTGAACTTCGTTGTATAGCCCGGTTCGAAAATGACATCCCGTTTGGCTTCAGGTATGCCTTTCCCCGTATCCATCACGACCAAATGCACGTCATCTTCCTGTTCATACACACGAATTCGGACCATCCCATCATGCTCAATCGCTTCTACCGCATTGGCAATCAGGTTATTCATTACCGTTAGCAGAGGAATATAATAAGGAGACTCGCAATCATACTGTTGCTCGATGTCGATCTCCACCTGCTTATGCAACATCTCGCTATATTTTCGGTTTGCTTTGCTCGCAAAGTTCAGCACTTCGGACAAGCTCATGTTGACCGCTTTTTCGTTATCATATAATTTCAGCAGACCCGCAAGAATCCGTTGTGAATCCTTCTTCACTTCATGAATCTGTTGAGCGATGCCCAGCGTGCGCTGACTGTATTGGTTCATCTCATGCTCCCGGAGATCCCGATATAGATCATAGCTGTCTGCCGTAATGCCTTCGATCGTATTCATCGCTTTTTTCAAGTAAAATACCTCACCATACAGACCTGAGTTTACACTCAGCATCTGCTCCATCCGTTTCTCCTGCTCTGCATGCAAAAGCCGCATCTGCCTCACCGCAAAACTGTTGTAGAGCCCAATCACAAAATAACTTCGCAGACCGCCCACCACAAGCAGATACAACCATTCCTTCATATAAAAAATATTGGTCCCACTTAACATGCCGCGAAGCAGCAGCTCAACCAGATTAGAGGAAAAGTCGATACAGGTAATCAGCCCGCCGAGCAGAAGAGGCTGCATTTCATGGAATCGATGCTTGAACTTGCTAAGCCCATAGGCAAAGACCACATAATACACGCCTGCCCCCAGGTTGTCCCGCATGCTCTCTAGTATGGAGACGGTCTGTACATGATTGATGAGATCTGCCGACTGAAACAGGAAACTTGCGATGCCTGTCAGGATTCCTGTCTTCACATAAGATAGGTGCGGCATGATCATCAGCAGAAATAAAAGGATGCTAACCCCCAGCCCGATTCGGAAGTAATCTTCCCGGAACGGATTTATCTTGAATTGCGCCCCTACCGCTGTAGCAAAGGCAATGGCCGTCATCTGCACATTCTCATTTTTGACCCAATTGCGCATCGATCTCTTCACCCACTATAACAACGTTTAGCGCCCAATGACGGAATCCGCGCTTCTAATGTTAAATATACTAACATATGAAAGATGCATTAGAAATAATTAAAATTAGGGAATGAACATGGAGCAACACAAAAAGGCCCGAAGTCTTCACTTCTGCGGCCTTTTCTTTATACCTCATCCGGAATATCAAATGATACCATCGTACCCTCGCCCGGCTCACTTACGATCGATAAACCTTGACCATACCGTTGCAACAATCTGCGGTTCGTATTCACAATGCCTATTCCGCCTTTTCCACCTGGCGTAGCATGCAGCAGCTCTGCAACCTTCTCCGGTTCCATGCCTTTACCATTATCCTTCACCTCAATACGGGTATAACCTTCATGTCGAGTAATGGACAGGCAGACTGTCCCACCCACATTTCGGCTTAATAACCCGTGTCTTACGGCATTTTCGATCAAGGGCTGAATCGATAGCGGCGGGAGAAGTAACGGAAGATCCGGCTCTACGTTTAATACCACCGACAATCGATCTTCAAATCGTGTTTTTTCAATAAAAAAATAGGCTTCCACGAGTTCCAGCTCGTATGATAATTTCACCAGTTCCCCTGTATTGAGATAATTGAAGCTGATCCGTAAATAGGATGAAAAAGCTTCACCAAGCTTCCGCATATGCTCTGTATCAATATCACTTAGGACCATAAGTGAATTCAGCGTATTGAACAGGAAATGGGGCTGGATCTGAGCCTGCAAATAAGCGGCCTCCATGCGTAAGCGCTCCTGGATAGACTGATTTAACATGGTTAATGCACGTATCCGATATTTTAGCTCCAACGCATCTACAGGCTTCGTGACATAATCATTGGCCCCCGATGCAAAACCGGTATATATATCCGGCGGCTGGCTTCGTGCAGTTAACAATAACACCGGAAGCTCTGACATGGAGAATTGCTCCCGCACCTTCTGGGTTAATTCATATCCGGACATATTAGGCATCATCACATCCGTAATGAGCAGATCCCACTGGCGTGTACCCAGCAGTTCCATCGCTTCCTGGCCCGACCGGGCCGTCGTTATGGTGTAGGGTTCATTCGAAAGAATGCTGACCAGCACATCCAGATTCACCGGATCATCATCTACAGCCAGAATGGTGGCTTTCCCCTCTTTTAACAACGGTTCCATCTCTGCTGTCGCCATGGCTTCCGCGTCCCCCATACCTGGGCGGGGTAACAGGAATCCACTAGGTGCATCTTGCATCATCTCTGCGGCCTGTTCCCATATCAGGGGAAGTGGTGACTGTGCCTGATGGGTGGTTTCATTCGCGAGCGGCAGGTTAAAGCTGAATACCGAGCCCTTTCCGAATTCCGAGTGAACCGTTAGTGCCCCGCCGTGCAATTCTACGAGCTCTTTGCAAATGTTCAGTCCAAGCCCGATGCCTTGTCCATCGCTTATTCCATATGACCCTTGTTCATACGGAAGGAAAATACGCATCCGCGTGTCCTCATCCATGCCAATGCCGGTATCCGTCACATGAATCAGAGCATGTCCGTCACGAATTTCGGCACTCACGGATATCGTTCCTTCCTCTGTATGTTTAAGCGCGTTATGCAGCAGATTATACAAAATCTGAACGAGCCTTTCTTCATCAGCCATGACCAGCGGGAACGATTCCGGAATCTTCATATGAAGGTGGACCGGTTTGCGTTCTGCCATGAATTGCAGCATGGCGATAATGCCAGGCACAACCGACTGTATGGAAAGAGGAGCCTGACGTAATACAATACGATGTTCCTTCAACCGGACTACATCCAGTAGATCACCAAGGAGATGGGACATCCGTCGACCGATCGTAATCAGCAGCTCCATATCCCCCAGGCTCCGTTCATCCAACCTGCTCTTCTCTCGGGTGACCACGTTGTGAGCGATGTTAATGATCCCATGCAGCGGGGTCCGCAGTTCATGTGATGTATTCGCCAAGAACTGATCTTTAATTTTGTCACCCTTCTGCAGTTCTGTATTCAGCTTCATGTTCTCTTTGGCATTCCTGAAGTATTTCTTGAACCAATAGGCGGAGAATCCGGTAATGGCAAAGATGATGTCAATGGGATAATAGACTGTTGTCACATCTTTGGCTGTCTCGGCCACACTCCATAACAAGTTGGATGTAATGCCTCCTGCAGTAAGTAGCAGAAAAACAATATCCCGGTCCGCCTGTTTCCTGAAGATCATCGTTCCGACGATATATAGAAACCAGATCAGGGATACAAGAAAGAATAGGTTAATGACGTTGTAATGGATCATTGCATATGTAATATGAATGGGCACCACCACAATCACGGCCGTATAGATCAAGGTAATAACAACATGCCAATGTAGCCATGCCTTTCGTACATGAACCATCGTTAATCTCTGGAATAACAGAAGGATACAAGCATTTTGCAGCAACAATGAGATCAATCGAATTTTAATGCCCCAGGTATAATTTAATGGAAGCCATAACATCAATATATTGTCATGACCCATCGTAACTGTGATGCCAACAGATAAAGTTAATACGGCTCCAACCAGCAAGGAACGTTCCTGTCGATTAAATGCATAAAGAATACAGGCATACATGCCGTGGAGGAGCAGAACCAGAAAAGTGAGCATCTGAAAACCAATGGAATACCAACGTGAAAAATCAACGGCGGCCTGTGAACCGAAGCGAACAGGTTTGCTAATTCCGCCCATATAAGGGCTGTCGTAATTGGCTACGCGTATCAACAACTCAATGGATGTTGTTCCTTCCTGATCATAAGTCGCTGTATACGAAGTACTTCGGGGTATATATGTACTGCTATCCACTGAGACCTCACCCATGCCCCCGTCCGCGTCTCCATTCAGCTCGATCTCGGAGGAACTTCGTATCCCTTTGAGCCAAAAGGTAACAGGAATCTGAAGTGGATCTGTCAAAATGCGCAATCGATATGTTCCGTAACCGTACGAACTCTCTTGTTCCTGATTCTGTGCACTCCCCCAGTCTCCTGGGACCTGAACACTCTTCGCACCGCCATTCCTCTTCGCAATATCTTGTTGGGTCAGCAATTCTTCCGGGTATAGTTCCCATTCCCCATTCAAGTACATGACAGGGGATTGATCCAGATCCACGCCCCTTAAATCCAGCACCCCGTTAACGGCGCGAGGCTCATCTACTGTGTGGAATAGTTCAGACCATACCGAGCGCATGCCAATTAACACTCCAAAAATAATTATCATGATGATCAAATACTTGTAACGGTCCATACGTTTTGTTTGAAGTAATTTCATTAATTATTTTTTCATGACTTTGGTTAAACCGAGCTTCCAGTCCTGATACCATTCGGTAATATCCTCACTGATCGGTATCTCCAAATCTTGCTCCATTCTGGTGGTTAAGAGACGATACTGCTCCTCCACACCGAGATCGTTGTGCATTTCATCATATAACTTCATTAGCGTAAAATAACTTTCTTCTTCATCCGGAAGCATATGCTGGATACGTTGAGTACTCTCGATCACTTTTTCCGCCAGCCCATGCTGCTGGTAATACAGACTTAGTTGTCTCATATGATACAGCCACAGATAGCGTAATCTTTCCCGCTCAGGTTCAGCCCACATGTATTCATAATTGCCAAGATAGGTACCCTTATATAGATGAAGTGCTTGCTCATAGGCATGAACGGTACTTGCGTCTACGACTTTCCATTGCCTGATTTCCCGTTCCCACTGCTCACTATCCAACTGAGCCTCACCCAATTCGAGTCGATAACCTGCCTCCAGGTGTCCACTCTGAATCGTGATCATACTCATATTGCAAGTTTTTAGGGTTTGACGGACATGATAAATCGCAGTGTAGAGTTGATGTGCCGTCTTCTCCTCTTCCGTTCCCGGCCACAGAAGCTCCAGCAGAACACTGCGATGGATAACCTGGTTCCGGTGGTGAAGCAAGTATGCAAACAGTTCCTGCGCCTTGCTTGTACGCCATTTGGCAACCTGAATATCCTTTCCTGGAAGCTTAAACTGAATCTGATTAAAACAGCAAATTAAAGGTACGTTTGTATCCTTTGACCGCTGCTCCCGTTTTACGCTCAGTTTCTCTCTTACGCGGCTCACCGTCTGCTTCAATCGATCCTTTTGGATGGGCTTCATCACATAATCCAAAGCCTGTAACTCGAAAGCATGCACCGCATATTGATCGTAACTGGTCACAAAAATAATTTCGGTGCCCGGTGTTGCCGCCTGAATCTGTCTTCCCAGATCCATACCATCCATCTCCGGCATATGAATATCCAGAAATACAACATCAGGACGGTGTTCCACAATACCCGCCACAGCCTCTGTTGGATTCATATATGTAGCAATAATTTCAATGCCGCTTACTTCTTTTTCTAGTGATTTTTGAAGGCCTATCAACGCTAGACGTTCGTCGTCAACCAATATCACTTTCACAGGAGCTTCCTCCTCGACCCTGAGGCCTTGAGATTTATTTTCACTATTATATCATAGGCATTTTAAGTATTATGGTTCTCATTTCCCAATTTCAATTTCTAGCAATTTAATTGTATAATACTTAATAGAAGACAGGTTAACAGATCCGGTCTGGAAGAGAGGAAGGTTGCATATGTCAGATACGAATCAAAGCTTTGGGCAAGCCCTTGTCAAATCATTAGTGGGGGAACGCGGTCATATCCGCATCGCCCGTGCTCTACCCGATATTGATGTCACACTTGCTGCTCGTACGCACGAGGCCATGCCTTATACGATCTATCAGTTGGTGAAGCATATGCATTATTGGCAGCAATTCATGCTCGAACACTTGGAAGGACGCAAGCCACAGCCCCCTGCTAACGTGAGCGAGAGCTGGCCTGTAGAGAAAGGTCCACAGGATGAAGCAACCTGGAAGGCAGATATTCAGGCATTCTTGGATGGGGTTGATCAAGCGGTAGCCATTGCAGAAACAGCACAATTAGATGAGCCACTACTTTATTTCCCCGGAGAAACCAAAGCAGGACTTCTGCGCAATATCGCCTCCCATAACTCGTACCATCTGGGCGAAATTGTTTTGCTTCGTCGTTTCTACGGTGCATGGCCGCCTCCAGGTGGCGGATATCCGGCGTAAACCATAGTTACATCAGATCGAGTCAACGAATATACAGACACATCTAAGCTGTGAAAGGAGCGATTGTTCCTTTTACAGCTTCTTGTCGTTAGAGGCAAGTAACAAGTAACATCCCATGAAAGTACAGATTATAACGCTCGTATCCTGCTCCAGGCTCATATATCACTTCAAAGTACGTATATGACTTTGAGGTGCGTACTTCTCATCCTTCTTTTTCTGACCCACAATATGATCAGAAGAAGAGAGGAGCATGTCCATTGAAAACCGAACCATCTGTTATCCGTTACACTGCCCTTGTTATCGGTGCTGGAGGCGTCATTGGAAGAAACCTTATTGATTATCTGATGACACTTCCCCAATGGAATGTCATTGGTGTATCTCGCCGCGGAGGGGAAGATGCCCCCAGGTTACGTTATATATCAGCTGATTTATTGAACGAAGCAGACACACAAGACAAATTGAGTCATTTAACGACCGTTACGCATATTTTCTACGCCGCGTATCAGGATCGCCCAACTTGGACCGAATTGGTACAGCCCAACTTGGCCATGCTCGTCCATGTGGTGAATACGATTGAACCGATCGCTCCAAATCTCCAACATATTAGCCTAATGCAAGGTTATAAAGTGTACGGTGCGCATCTGGGTCCATTCAAAACACCTGCCAAAGAAACGGACGCATATCATATGCCCCCTGAATTCAATGTCGATCAGCAGCAGTTTCTCGAGGAACGGCAACCCGGAAGTAGCTGGACTTGGTCCGCCCTGCGCCCGTCTGTGGTGTGTGGATTTGCCCTGGGTAATCCAATGAACCTTGCCATGGTTATTGGTGTATATGCGGCTATCTCCAAGGAACTTGGCTTGCCACTTCGATTCCCTGGGAAACCAGGAGCGTATCATTCGCTTCTCGAAATGACTGATGCCACATTGCTCGCTCATGCAACCGTATGGGCAGCAACTGATCCGCGATGTGCCAATCAGGCATTTAATATCACCAATGGCGATCTGTTTCGCTGGAATGAACTCTGGCCCAAAATTGCTGCATTTTTCGAATTGGAAACAGCACCTCCACTCACCCTCTCACTTGCAACTGTGATGGCAGATAAAGAAGATCTTTGGAATTCCATGATTGAAAAGTATGGTTTGGTAAACACCCCTTATGATGATGTCTCTTCCTGGGCATTTGGTGACTTTGTCTTCTCGTGGGACTACGATTTCTTCGCAGATGGTTCCAAAGCTCGCCGCTTCGGATTTTATGATTTCATTGACACTGAGGCTATGTTTATGGATATTTTCAGAAATCTACGTGATCGCAAGATCCTTCCGTAACGTAAATAAAATGCAGAATAAGCCGATTCCTGAATTCCAGAATCGGCTTATATAAGTCACTCAACGTCAGCAGCAGTTGGCGGCTTAAACAGAATTTTTCCTCGATCACCATACACATTCTCCACGTGTATATCGCCCCACCTACACATCAGATGAAGAATCTCTTTAAGACTCCACCCATACTCCGTTAACTCATACTCCACTTTAGGCGGGACTTGGTGATGGGAAATACGGACAATAACCCCCGCCTCCGTTAGTTCACCAAGTTGCTGAGTCAACACTTTCTGGGTGATTGCAGGGATCAGCTTCATCAGTTCACCATTACGTTTCTTGCCAAAGGTAAGATGGAATAGAATAACGGGCTTCCACTTTCCCCCGATCACTTCAAGAAAGGCTTCAACTGCGGTGTTATATACTTTGAGTGGTTCCTCCATATCACCTTCGGTCTCCCTTCCAGGCTATTGCTCAATCTTCCCGATTCATCTTCTCAAAAATATGGGCTAGTTGTGCTCGATCCTCTTCATTTAATTTCTGGAATAAATTCTTACGCAGCTTCTGGCCCTCCAATATCGCTCTTCCGAGGACTTCGGTCCCTTTATCCGTAATGTTCAAATAAATAATGCGGCGGTCCGCTTCATCTACCATTCTGACGACTAGTTCCTTGGCTACCATCTTGTCCGATAAATAACTGAGTGTAGGAGGCGTGAACCCTAACATTTTTGCAATATCCGAAGGTCGGCTTTTTCCATTTTGATGAAGATGGCTGAGTACAAGCACATGAGAGACACCCAGGTCCTCATTAAATGATTTGTTCCATTGTATGATCAATTTATTAGTGAAATTATCCATGTTGTGTATAAGCTCAAAAATGTTCTGTTCTTCCATTAGATCCTCCTCGAAAAAATAAAACAACAGCCCTCATTTAACTTAAGGGCTGTCATCATTTTACACGCTATTGGGCTGAGTAGCCACCATCGATCACCAGTTCAGATCCGGTAATGTACGAAGAATCATCCGACGCCAGGAACAACGCGGCTTTGGCTATATCGATAGCCTGACCAAGACGCTGCAAAGGCGTTGCCTGAATTAATCGTTCAAGCAGTTCTTTTGATGTGTTCAAGGATTGGGTCATTGGTGTTTCGATGATCCCAGGGAAAAGTGCATTCACCCGAATGCCTTGACGACCAAAGGTGGTCGACGCGGCTTTGGATAATGCCCGTACCGCGCCTTTGGATGCCGAGTAATGGTTAAAGCCTTGTCCAATTAAAGCCGTATATGATGAGATATTGACGATGGAACCTCTCTTCTGTGCTGCCATATAAGGAGTGACATGTTTCATGCCAGCGAATGGGCCGTAACCGTTAATGGAAAGCATTTTCTCCCAATCCTGTGCATTGATTTCCTCAAATGGCTTCTCCGAAGAAATGCCTGCATTGTTGACCAGAATGTCAATTTTCCCAAAACGTTCATTCACTACCTTCGCAAGTGCCTGCCAATCTTCATCCGAAGATACATTCAACTTCAGTCCGTAAACATTCTCTTTTTGGCTTGCTCTCTCCAATGCTTCCTCATTAATGTCTGCAGCAATGACGATGGCGCCTTCCTGTGCAAAAAGATCTACCATGCCCTCCCCGATTCCCGATGCTCCTCCAGTAATAATGGCTACTTTATTATCTAATTTCCCCATGTGAATTGCTCCTAACGTATTTTATTTATTTGTAAGTAACAGGGCTATTTTGTCTTTCATTCTTAACATGATGCTTAAGCCCCCGATCTTAAAGAAACCAAAGTATTTAGACATATAATATTTAGTCATCTAAATATTATATGTCTAAATACTAGCAAACTAACTGTCTTAATGCAACGAGTACAGCTCTATATACTTATTTTGGATTCCTTAGCGAAGCTAAGGCAGTTGAAAAAAAGCTCGGTTTAGGCGACATTTCAGACTTATCCCGCATAACTAGCCAA
The window above is part of the Paenibacillus sp. 1781tsa1 genome. Proteins encoded here:
- a CDS encoding amino acid ABC transporter ATP-binding protein, producing the protein MITVQNLKKQFGANEVLKDISTTIHEKEVVCVIGPSGSGKSTFLRCLNLLEGVTSGKVTIGGIEVTSPKTDIDQLRTNVGMVFQQFNLFPHLSVLENIMLAPKHIKKLNKAENEKKSMELLSKVGLSQKRDAYPEQLSGGQQQRVAIARALAMNPSVMLFDEPTSALDPEMVGEVLQVMKDLAHEGITMIVVTHEMGFAREVADRVIFMDGGYIVEEGTPAELFQNTQHERTKAFLGKVL
- a CDS encoding amino acid ABC transporter permease, which gives rise to MDSSLQVIIDALPLLLEGTVVTLKLVVISLIIAMVIGLISGLMSTSLNRLLRLAATLYVDIIRGTPLLVQVYFIYFGLPVFLDMRIPAMTAGIIAISLNAGAYISEIFRAGINSISNGQHEAARSLGLTRFQTMRLVVLPQATRRMIPTFVNQFIITIKDTSLLSAIGIAELTQSGEIIISSNFRAFEIWGVVGIFYLIIIVLLSRASRFIERRYAIR
- a CDS encoding transporter substrate-binding domain-containing protein, coding for MKKVASIVMASVLALTLSACGAAKSGEENSAQSASGSAVEKYTFGTDATYPPFEFQKDGKYVGIDIDLMNAIAEEEGFEVEIKPMDFKGIIPAITANQLDGAIAGISITDERKKVVDFSDPYYQAGLSLIVHEDNTDIQSPEGLKGKIIAIKKGTSGANLADEYAKTYGATVKYFDDSPSMYQEVANKNADATLEDFPVISYKIAIDPNAKLKIVGDRLNGDFYGIAVAKGDTELQKKINEGLKKLQENGKYDEIVGKYLGTAAK
- a CDS encoding response regulator; the encoded protein is MTLSIMIVDDDVVSRSMLHDIIESCGIGELAGMAEGGIEGARMIMDLRPDVVLIDLLMPDQDGIETVAKLKHSGYTGKFIMISQVENKEMVGAAYQNGIEFFIHKPINRVEVEHVLSKVNEQWKYERYVLEIKQSMARLNLVEVPAPAQGRTVRDAARSILMDLGIIGESGSKDIVALMEYAIDQKRAGEWPPLKESYEAVAQTYKSTPKDVEKESKAMEQRIRRTVIAALTNMASIGLTDYSNHKFEHYAPLYFDFQDVRMKMRAMEEDQAGDKGKVNIKKFLHVFYMETIEKMNN
- a CDS encoding ATP-binding protein, whose product is MRNWVKNENVQMTAIAFATAVGAQFKINPFREDYFRIGLGVSILLFLLMIMPHLSYVKTGILTGIASFLFQSADLINHVQTVSILESMRDNLGAGVYYVVFAYGLSKFKHRFHEMQPLLLGGLITCIDFSSNLVELLLRGMLSGTNIFYMKEWLYLLVVGGLRSYFVIGLYNSFAVRQMRLLHAEQEKRMEQMLSVNSGLYGEVFYLKKAMNTIEGITADSYDLYRDLREHEMNQYSQRTLGIAQQIHEVKKDSQRILAGLLKLYDNEKAVNMSLSEVLNFASKANRKYSEMLHKQVEIDIEQQYDCESPYYIPLLTVMNNLIANAVEAIEHDGMVRIRVYEQEDDVHLVVMDTGKGIPEAKRDVIFEPGYTTKFNEVGIAATGIGLSHVRDIVQSLEGHIKVDSGLPEGKGTTFAIAIPKMNLIKGGDVDDTFYHDRG
- a CDS encoding ATP-binding protein, which translates into the protein MKLLQTKRMDRYKYLIIMIIIFGVLIGMRSVWSELFHTVDEPRAVNGVLDLRGVDLDQSPVMYLNGEWELYPEELLTQQDIAKRNGGAKSVQVPGDWGSAQNQEQESSYGYGTYRLRILTDPLQIPVTFWLKGIRSSSEIELNGDADGGMGEVSVDSSTYIPRSTSYTATYDQEGTTSIELLIRVANYDSPYMGGISKPVRFGSQAAVDFSRWYSIGFQMLTFLVLLLHGMYACILYAFNRQERSLLVGAVLTLSVGITVTMGHDNILMLWLPLNYTWGIKIRLISLLLQNACILLLFQRLTMVHVRKAWLHWHVVITLIYTAVIVVVPIHITYAMIHYNVINLFFLVSLIWFLYIVGTMIFRKQADRDIVFLLLTAGGITSNLLWSVAETAKDVTTVYYPIDIIFAITGFSAYWFKKYFRNAKENMKLNTELQKGDKIKDQFLANTSHELRTPLHGIINIAHNVVTREKSRLDERSLGDMELLITIGRRMSHLLGDLLDVVRLKEHRIVLRQAPLSIQSVVPGIIAMLQFMAERKPVHLHMKIPESFPLVMADEERLVQILYNLLHNALKHTEEGTISVSAEIRDGHALIHVTDTGIGMDEDTRMRIFLPYEQGSYGISDGQGIGLGLNICKELVELHGGALTVHSEFGKGSVFSFNLPLANETTHQAQSPLPLIWEQAAEMMQDAPSGFLLPRPGMGDAEAMATAEMEPLLKEGKATILAVDDDPVNLDVLVSILSNEPYTITTARSGQEAMELLGTRQWDLLITDVMMPNMSGYELTQKVREQFSMSELPVLLLTARSQPPDIYTGFASGANDYVTKPVDALELKYRIRALTMLNQSIQERLRMEAAYLQAQIQPHFLFNTLNSLMVLSDIDTEHMRKLGEAFSSYLRISFNYLNTGELVKLSYELELVEAYFFIEKTRFEDRLSVVLNVEPDLPLLLPPLSIQPLIENAVRHGLLSRNVGGTVCLSITRHEGYTRIEVKDNGKGMEPEKVAELLHATPGGKGGIGIVNTNRRLLQRYGQGLSIVSEPGEGTMVSFDIPDEV